Proteins encoded together in one Olsenella timonensis window:
- a CDS encoding aquaporin, which translates to MDSAKKYLAEALGTFTLTLFGCGSACIAGAALGTVGIALAFGLSIVCMAFVIGNVSGCHINPAVTLGCYLDGRMSLKELYGYWVAQFVGGIVAAFALLFIVTQCGALGGVAETGLGCNGFDAASTTGLSMIGAFVVEVILTCVFVLTILGVTADNKTSHFGGIVIGLTLTFVHIMGIPLTGTSVNPARSFGPALAMAVTGNTVALEQVWVFIFAPLAGAALAAAIFKGFKSFYGTEE; encoded by the coding sequence GTGGATTCCGCCAAGAAGTACCTCGCCGAGGCCCTCGGCACCTTCACCCTCACGCTCTTTGGCTGCGGCAGCGCCTGCATCGCCGGCGCCGCCCTGGGCACCGTGGGCATCGCGCTGGCCTTTGGCCTCTCGATCGTCTGCATGGCCTTCGTCATCGGCAACGTCTCCGGCTGCCACATCAACCCCGCCGTGACCCTTGGCTGCTACCTCGACGGCCGCATGAGCCTCAAGGAGCTCTACGGCTACTGGGTCGCCCAGTTCGTGGGCGGCATCGTGGCCGCCTTCGCGCTGCTGTTCATCGTGACCCAGTGCGGCGCCCTCGGCGGCGTGGCCGAGACCGGCCTCGGCTGCAACGGCTTTGACGCGGCCTCCACGACCGGCCTCTCCATGATCGGCGCCTTTGTCGTCGAGGTCATCCTCACCTGTGTCTTCGTGCTCACGATTCTGGGCGTGACCGCCGATAACAAGACCAGCCACTTCGGCGGCATCGTGATCGGCCTCACCCTCACCTTCGTGCACATCATGGGCATCCCCCTGACGGGCACCTCCGTGAACCCCGCCCGCAGCTTCGGTCCCGCGCTCGCCATGGCCGTGACCGGCAACACCGTCGCCCTCGAGCAGGTCTGGGTCTTCATCTTCGCCCCGCTCGCCGGCGCCGCCCTCGCCGCCGCCATCTTCAAGGGCTTCAAGAGCTTCTACGGCACCGAGGAGTAG
- a CDS encoding transporter substrate-binding domain-containing protein, translating to MDLSRRAFGRLALSLCALPAGMLLGGCDSPVAAMGSRGSLRAGVRADVVGFGYLNEGTGNYYGLEIDLVSELAERLGYGDVKFVTVTPDDRKEMLLAGQIDLIAACYSIADSRLENFDFSPAYYDDRVVAVVQNSSLIEEIDDMRGLTFGTMAGSNAAPLLSTRLYEIGFSNGEVVTANEDNSDVSFDTWRLLQFPSYQELSDALEVGAVDAMVLDGAIAHTYMDEKRHAIEGFVVADQSFGVATQKGSELSEPVAEAIQAMLDDGTVSALVDKWD from the coding sequence TTGGATCTATCGAGAAGGGCCTTCGGCAGGCTCGCCCTTTCGCTCTGCGCGCTGCCGGCCGGCATGCTGCTGGGCGGCTGCGACAGCCCCGTCGCCGCGATGGGGTCGAGGGGGTCGCTGCGCGCCGGCGTCCGCGCCGACGTCGTGGGCTTTGGCTACCTCAACGAGGGCACGGGCAACTACTACGGACTTGAGATCGACCTCGTGAGCGAGCTCGCCGAGCGCCTGGGATACGGTGACGTCAAGTTCGTGACCGTCACGCCGGACGACCGCAAGGAGATGCTGCTCGCCGGCCAGATCGACCTCATCGCCGCCTGCTACTCCATTGCCGACTCCCGTCTCGAGAACTTCGACTTCTCGCCCGCCTACTACGACGACCGGGTCGTCGCGGTGGTGCAGAACTCCTCGCTCATCGAGGAGATCGACGACATGAGGGGCCTCACGTTCGGGACCATGGCAGGCTCGAACGCCGCGCCGCTGCTCTCCACGAGGCTCTATGAGATCGGGTTCTCGAACGGCGAGGTCGTTACCGCCAACGAGGACAACTCGGACGTCTCCTTCGACACCTGGCGCCTGCTGCAGTTCCCGAGCTACCAGGAGCTCTCCGACGCGCTCGAGGTCGGCGCCGTGGACGCGATGGTGCTCGACGGGGCGATCGCCCACACCTACATGGACGAGAAGCGCCACGCGATCGAGGGCTTCGTCGTGGCCGACCAGTCGTTTGGCGTCGCCACGCAGAAGGGTTCCGAGCTCTCCGAGCCGGTCGCCGAGGCGATCCAGGCGATGCTGGACGACGGCACGGTCTCCGCGCTCGTCGACAAGTGGGACTAG